A stretch of Lathyrus oleraceus cultivar Zhongwan6 chromosome 6, CAAS_Psat_ZW6_1.0, whole genome shotgun sequence DNA encodes these proteins:
- the LOC127093628 gene encoding probable membrane-associated kinase regulator 6, protein MCIREVSSLAIPFLSTFKFEKFSLKIATMEASQPLSIESFSYSWLVNLKPSLESLDSSFRIPLDAYDEASFIEMDPRMPPSKRFFKISHDSNSNIFDFPTSQSPLSTLVHADELFSNGYLMPFFVESLKMEEYEALDSNITSLKPSSSHAPKCVVPLVHSRCSSLKRCRTLSRRIFYKYLNFLRSLCRRRSSGHKSGSNGANRGEGLMNRRYYNSESSPRISVAFSADDWRKSCDSESSIHEAVLHCKRSIERMS, encoded by the exons ATGTGCATAAGAGAAGTGTCTTCTCTAGCTATCCCCTTCCTTTCCACTTTCAAATTTGAAAAATTTTCCTTAAAAATTGCAACCATGGAAGCTTCACAGCCTCTTTCCATTGAAAGCTTCTCTTACAGTTGGTTAGTGAACTTAAAGCCATCACTAGAAAGCCTAGATAGCTCCTTTAGAATTCCTCTTGATGCATATGATGAAGCTTCCTTCATTGAGATGGATCCAAGAATGCCACCATCTAAGAGATTCTTCAAGATCTCACATGATTCCAATTCCAACATATTTGATTTTCCAACTTCACAATCCCCTCTTAGTACTCTTGTTCATGCAGATGAACTCTTCTCCAATGGTTACCTCATGCCTTTTTTTGTTGAATCTTTGAAGATGGAAGAGTATGAAGCCTTGGACTCCAATATTACAAGTCTCAAACCATCTTCTTCGCATGCACCGAAATGCGTGGTTCCTCTTGTTCATTCTAGATGTTCTTCTTTGAAAAGATGTAGAACATTATCAAGGAGAATATTTTATAAGTATCTGAATTTCTTAAGGTCTTTGTGTAGAAGAAGATCAAGCGGTCACAAATCAGGTTCTAATGGTGCTAATAGAGGTGAGGGTTTGATGAATAGGAGATACTATAATTCAGAATCATCTCCAAGAATCAGTGTAGCTTTTTCTGCAGATGATTGGAGAAAGTCTTGTGATTCTGAAAGCTCAATACATGAGGCAGTTCTTCATTGCAAAAGATCCATAG AAAGAATGAGTTAA